Proteins encoded by one window of Musa acuminata AAA Group cultivar baxijiao chromosome BXJ2-9, Cavendish_Baxijiao_AAA, whole genome shotgun sequence:
- the LOC135581236 gene encoding translocase of chloroplast 101, chloroplastic-like isoform X1, with translation MASEVSGASVSSEAKEAPMRSEPDGDTGGDGDPRAAVEPEKESSDGSAPASAAAGGTLTTTSSMPVAQETPDDDPDEEAFQEALEYGDDDGFSDAAKASGSLNDGELMEGEEKGEPPSETQVLATVQGNSQHETVEMLSSEIPRTEETSHREVLSAVVKESTENSTSQSTETKPIGDGSVDGDEELGLHDAHEENDEGLVEESGESATPTIGAVEEERHGAEPDVADDVKIGVAAVSDQNVYPICIPAAQEMETVENPTLSIEGNPVEDETAAAGNVDRDEERADPGAQEKDGSLVDKLGESARPVIDVLLESKTANDKFDTAEEEKNGGKAEMEEVNIDVAGVAPTLSIEDNPVDDGTAAAGNVDRNEEQVDPDAPEKDGGLVEKLGKPAKGTGGDKADISEVDIGTSENADSDQSVNQGSTPASQTVDESSKSTHGVNDEEMNENLIQSYSGVDTMMVYVSTGKLDGSNMRKNDLSENHEVADSKSGESSANKDDTVSDGETVFSKPSIQEKVDTASDGETVSSERSVHEIVDEKLTNESNRTANGTEANNDEPVPELVPDGQNSISAQDRQSPSITAGESRNKVTEGDDFGASGVNEDALAQLPTSVTEPEPTPSEDLIYHVQDLDQEKAEDEDKNLVSDGPPRVAISTSSETAKQLMSELEEGSSSVTPHSVSDDSKDVDGQIILDSDEELVTDEEDGRHAMIDSDALIALLKAASSSTDDGGISVTSQDANRIFLVDCPAGLGPSIPSLKPTLPRPARSNLLSPSDLAVAAEPDDQMTKEQKQLHEKVELIRVKFLRLVHRLGHSPEDTVVAQVLYRLSLAEGIRSGRQTGQAYSLESAKKKALLLEQDGTEDLDFSCNILVLGKSGVGKSATVNSIFGEEKSPTSAFEPATTSVKEIVGTVEGVKIRVLDTPGLRASGMDQASSRRILASIKKYTKRCPPDIVLYVDRMDTLTRDQNDLPLLRTITSTLGSSIWFNAIVALAHAASAPPDGPSGSPLSYEVFVAQRSHAVQQSIRLAAGDMRLMNPVALVENHPSCRKNREGQKVLPNGLSWRSQMLLLCYSSKILSQANSLLKLQDPSPGKLFGLRLRPPPLPFLLSSLLQSRAHPKLPSDHHGDNEDSDIDLDDLSDADQGEEEEEYDQLPPFKPLRKSQIAKLTKEQRRSYFDEYDYRVKLLQKKQWKEELRRLKEIKNGQKVSKDDFGLADMVEDFDQDNAPATVPVPLPDMVLPPSFDCDAPTYRYRFLETTSQFLCRPVLDTHGWDHDCGYDGVSLEESLAVAGRFPAVLSAQVTKDKKEFSIHLDSSVLAKHGENGSTLAGFDIQTVGKQLSYILRGETKSKMLKKNRTTGGISVTFLGETIATGLKFEDQLSIGKQVNLGASTGAVRAQGYTAYGANLEVRLRDKDYPISQALATLGLSLMSWHGDLALGANLQSQFSIGRNSKMAVRVGLNNKRTGQITVRMSTSEQLQLALVGIIPIAISIFRSMKPGESFQY, from the coding sequence ATGGCGTCCGAGGTGAGCGGCGCGTCAGTCTCGTCGGAAGCCAAGGAAGCCCCGATGAGGAGCGAACCCGACGGAGACACAGGAGGGGACGGGGATCCCCGTGCCGCCGTGGAACCGGAAAAGGAGAGCAGTGACGGCTCGGCCCCCGCCTCGGCCGCGGCCGGAGGCACCTTGACGACCACCTCCTCGATGCCTGTAGCACAGGAGACTCCGGACGACGACCCGGACGAGGAGGCGTTCCAGGAGGCGCTGGAATATGGGGACGACGATGGGTTCTCGGATGCCGCTAAAGCTTCAGGATCATTGAATGATGGTGAACTCATGGAAGGAGAGGAGAAAGGTGAGCCCCCATCGGAGACTCAGGTTTTGGCCACCGTCCAAGGCAATTCCCAACATGAGACCGTGGAAATGCTGTCAAGTGAAATCCCTAGGACAGAGGAGACCTCACATCGTGAGGTTTTGTCGGCTGTGGTGAAAGAGTCGACGGAGAATTCCACTTCGCAAAGCACCGAAACGAAGCCAATCGGGGATGGTTCTGTCGATGGCGACGAGGAGCTCGGACTCCACGATGCTCACGAGGAGAATGATGAGGGCTTGGTCGAGGAATCGGGAGAGTCTGCTACCCCTACTATTGGTGCGGTTGAGGAAGAGAGACATGGAGCCGAACCTGATGTTGCGGATGACGTGAAAATTGGCGTTGCCGCAGTTTCCGATCAAAATGTCTACCCAATTTGTATACCTGCCGCACAGGAGATGGAGACTGTGGAGAATCCCACTTTGAGCATCGAAGGGAACCCAGTCGAGGATGAGACTGCTGCAGCTGGCAATGTGGATAGGGATGAGGAGCGTGCAGACCCTGGTGCTCAGGAGAAAGATGGAAGTTTGGTCGACAAATTGGGAGAATCTGCTAGGCCTGTTATTGATGTGCTACTGGAGTCAAAGACAGCAAACGACAAGTTTGATACCGCCGAAGAAGAGAAAAACGGAGGCAAAGCTGAGATGGAAGAGGTGAACATTGACGTTGCTGGGGTTGCTCCCACTTTGAGCATTGAGGATAACCCAGTCGATGATGGGACTGCTGCCGCTGGAAATGTGGATAGGAATGAGGAGCAAGTAGACCCTGATGCTCCGGAGAAAGATGGAGGCTTGGTCGAGAAATTGGGAAAACCTGCTAAAGGGACGGGCGGAGACAAAGCTGATATCAGCGAGGTGGACATTGGCACTTCTGAAAATGCCGATTCTGATCAAAGTGTCAACCAAGGAAGTACTCCTGCTTCTCAAACAGTAGATGAATCATCCAAATCAACTCATGGAGTAAATGACGAAGAGATGAATGAAAATTTAATACAGAGTTATTCCGGTGTGGACACTATGATGGTCTATGTTTCAACCGGAAAGCTTGATGGATCAAATATGAGGAAAAATGATTTGAGTGAGAATCATGAAGTTGCAGATAGTAAGTCCGGTGAAAGTTCTGCTAACAAAGATGATACAGTGAGTGATGGTGAAACTGTCTTTAGTAAGCCTTCTATTCAGGAGAAAGTGGATACAGCTAGTGATGGCGAAACTGTCTCTAGTGAGCGTTCTGTTCACGAGATAGTGGATGAGAAGCTAACAAATGAATCGAATCGAACTGCAAATGGAACTGAGGCAAACAATGATGAGCCTGTGCCTGAATTGGTTCCAGATGGGCAAAATTCAATATCAGCCCAAGATAGGCAATCTCCATCTATCACTGCTGGGGAATCAAGAAACAAGGTGACTGAAGGAGATGACTTTGGGGCTTCTGGTGTGAATGAAGATGCACTTGCTCAATTACCAACTTCAGTTACAGAACCAGAACCAACACCGAGtgaagatttgatttatcatgtgCAAGACCTTGACCAGGAGAAGGCAGAGGACGAAGACAAAAACTTAGTTTCTGATGGACCACCTAGGGTGGCAATATCGACGAGCTCAGAAACTGCAAAACAGCTGATGAGTGAATTAGAAGAAGGCTCTTCTAGTGTCACCCCTCATTCAGTGTCAGATGACTCAAAGGATGTAGACGGCCAGATTATTTTGGATTCAGATGAAGAGTTGGTGACTGACGAGGAGGATGGAAGACATGCAATGATCGATTCTGATGCATTGATTGCGCTTCTGAAAGCGGCAAGCAGTTCCACTGATGATGGAGGTATCAGTGTCACTTCTCAAGATGCTAATAGAATCTTCTTGGTCGACTGTCCAGCTGGTCTGGGGCCCTCAATTCCATCTCTGAAACCTACTCTTCCCCGTCCTGCACGATCAAACCTTCTTAGTCCTTCTGATCTGGCTGTAGCAGCAGAGCCTGATGATCAAATGACCAAGGAACAAAAACAGTTGCATGAGAAAGTTGAGCTTATTAGGGTGAAGTTTCTACGTCTTGTTCATAGGTTGGGCCATTCACCTGAAGACACGGTGGTAGCCCAGGTGCTATATCGTCTGAGTCTTGCAGAAGGTATTCGTAGTGGAAGGCAAACTGGCCAGGCTTATAGTCTTGAGAGTGCAAAAAAGAAGGCTTTGCTGCTAGAACAAGATGGAACTGAAGATTTGGACTTTTCCTGTAACATTCTTGTCCTAGGAAAGAGTGGAGTGGGCAAGAGTGCAACTGTAAATTCTATATTTGGTGAAGAGAAGTCTCCAACCAGTGCATTTGAACCAGCAACAACTTCTGTTAAAGAGATTGTAGGAACCGTGGAGGGGGTTAAGATTCGGGTTTTAGATACTCCAGGTCTTAGAGCTTCAGGAATGGACCAAGCATCAAGCAGGAGAATCCTGGCATCCATAAAGAAATACACAAAGAGATGCCCTCCAGACATTGTTTTGTATGTGGACCGCATGGACACACTGACCCGAGATCAGAATGACTTGCCTCTGCTAAGAACAATTACTAGCACTTTGGGTTCATCCATATGGTTCAATGCCATTGTCGCTCTCGCACATGCTGCGTCTGCCCCTCCTGATGGACCAAGTGGTTCCCCTTTGAGCTATGAGGTGTTCGTGGCCCAAAGGTCTCATGCTGTTCAGCAGTCCATAAGGCTAGCAGCTGGAGACATGCGCCTGATGAATCCAGTGGCTCTTGTTGAGAACCATCCATCTTGTAGAAAGAACAGGGAGGGACAAAAAGTGCTCCCTAATGGTCTGTCATGGAGATCACAGATGCTGCTGCTCTGTTACTCTTCAAAGATATTATCTCAAGCTAATTCACTTCTAAAGCTTCAAGATCCTTCTCCCGGAAAACTGTTTGGTCTCCGTCTACGTCCTCCACCGCTTCCCTTCCTGCTTTCTTCTCTGTTGCAGTCCAGAGCACACCCAAAACTTCCATCCGATCATCATGGTGACAATGAAGATTCTGATATTGACCTAGATGACTTATCAGATGCTGatcaaggggaagaagaagaagagtatgaTCAACTTCCACCATTTAAGCCCCTGAGGAAGTCTCAAATTGCCAAGCTGACCAAGGAGCAAAGAAGATCATATTTTGATGAGTATGATTACCGAGTTAAGCTTCTTCAGAAAAAACAGTGGAAGGAGGAGCTCAGACGATTGAAAGAGATAAAGAATGGACAGAAAGTGTCGAAGGATGATTTTGGGCTTGCTGATATGGTCGAAGATTTTGATCAGGATAATGCCCCTGCAACTGTACCAGTCCCTTTGCCTGATATGGTATTGCCCCCTTCTTTTGACTGTGACGCCCCAACGTATCGATACCGTTTTCTAGAGACTACCTCACAGTTTCTTTGTAGGCCAGTACTGGATACGCATGGTTGGGATCATGATTGTGGTTATGATGGGGTAAGCCTTGAAGAGAGCCTCGCTGTTGCTGGCCGATTTCCTGCTGTCTTATCAGCTCAAGTGACTAAGGACAAAAAGGAATTCAGCATCCATTTAGATTCCTCTGTCTTGGCCAAGCATGGGGAAAATGGTTCTACTCTCGCTGGCTTCGATATCCAGACTGTTGGAAAGCAACTTTCTTACATTCTGCGCGGTGAGACCAAGTCCAAAATGTTGAAAAAGAACAGGACTACTGGAGGGATCTCCGTAACCTTCTTGGGGGAAACCATAGCTACTGGATTAAAGTTTGAAGACCAACTTTCTATTGGGAAGCAAGTGAATCTTGGTGCAAGCACTGGTGCTGTTCGAGCACAAGGTTATACTGCATATGGAGCCAATTTGGAGGTGCGACTCCGCGATAAGGATTATCCCATAAGTCAAGCCCTTGCCACCTTGGGGTTATCTTTGATGAGTTGGCATGGTGATTTGGCTTTGGGTGCAAACCTGCAGTCTCAATTCTCCATTGGGAGGAATTCAAAGATGGCAGTTCGTGTTGGGCTGAACAACAAGCGGACTGGGCAGATCACCGTCAGGATGAGCACCTCAGAACAACTTCAACTTGCACTCGTGGGTATCATCCCCATTGCAATCTCTATCTTCCGGAGCATGAAGCCCGGTGAGTCCTTCCAGTATTAG
- the LOC135581236 gene encoding translocase of chloroplast 159, chloroplastic-like isoform X2, which produces MASEVSGASVSSEAKEAPMRSEPDGDTGGDGDPRAAVEPEKESSDGSAPASAAAGGTLTTTSSMPVAQETPDDDPDEEAFQEALEYGDDDGFSDAAKASGSLNDGELMEGEEKGEPPSETQVLATVQGNSQHETVEMLSSEIPRTEETSHREVLSAVVKESTENSTSQSTETKPIGDGSVDGDEELGLHDAHEENDEGLVEESGESATPTIGAVEEERHGAEPDVADDVKIGVAAVSDQNVYPICIPAAQEMETVENPTLSIEGNPVEDETAAAGNVDRDEERADPGAQEKDGSLVDKLGESARPVIDVLLESKTANDKFDTAEEEKNGGKAEMEEVNIDVAGVAPTLSIEDNPVDDGTAAAGNVDRNEEQVDPDAPEKDGGLVEKLGKPAKGTGGDKADISEVDIGTSENADSDQSVNQGSTPASQTVDESSKSTHGVNDEEMNENLIQSYSGVDTMMVYVSTGKLDGSNMRKNDLSENHEVADSKSGESSANKDDTVSDGETVFSKPSIQEKVDTASDGETVSSERSVHEIVDEKLTNESNRTANGTEANNDEPVPELVPDGQNSISAQDRQSPSITAGESRNKVTEGDDFGASGVNEDALAQLPTSVTEPEPTPSEDLIYHVQDLDQEKAEDEDKNLVSDGPPRVAISTSSETAKQLMSELEEGSSSVTPHSVSDDSKDVDGQIILDSDEELVTDEEDGRHAMIDSDALIALLKAASSSTDDGGISVTSQDANRIFLVDCPAGLGPSIPSLKPTLPRPARSNLLSPSDLAVAAEPDDQMTKEQKQLHEKVELIRVKFLRLVHRLGHSPEDTVVAQVLYRLSLAEGIRSGRQTGQAYSLESAKKKALLLEQDGTEDLDFSCNILVLGKSGVGKSATVNSIFGEEKSPTSAFEPATTSVKEIVGTVEGVKIRVLDTPGLRASGMDQASSRRILASIKKYTKRCPPDIVLYVDRMDTLTRDQNDLPLLRTITSTLGSSIWFNAIVALAHAASAPPDGPSGSPLSYEVFVAQRSHAVQQSIRLAAGDMRLMNPVALVENHPSCRKNREGQKVLPNGLSWRSQMLLLCYSSKILSQANSLLKLQDPSPGKLFGLRLRPPPLPFLLSSLLQSRAHPKLPSDHHGDNEDSDIDLDDLSDADQGEEEEEYDQLPPFKPLRKSQIAKLTKEQRRSYFDEYDYRVKLLQKKQWKEELRRLKEIKNGQKVSKDDFGLADMVEDFDQDNAPATVPVPLPDMASTGYAWLGS; this is translated from the exons ATGGCGTCCGAGGTGAGCGGCGCGTCAGTCTCGTCGGAAGCCAAGGAAGCCCCGATGAGGAGCGAACCCGACGGAGACACAGGAGGGGACGGGGATCCCCGTGCCGCCGTGGAACCGGAAAAGGAGAGCAGTGACGGCTCGGCCCCCGCCTCGGCCGCGGCCGGAGGCACCTTGACGACCACCTCCTCGATGCCTGTAGCACAGGAGACTCCGGACGACGACCCGGACGAGGAGGCGTTCCAGGAGGCGCTGGAATATGGGGACGACGATGGGTTCTCGGATGCCGCTAAAGCTTCAGGATCATTGAATGATGGTGAACTCATGGAAGGAGAGGAGAAAGGTGAGCCCCCATCGGAGACTCAGGTTTTGGCCACCGTCCAAGGCAATTCCCAACATGAGACCGTGGAAATGCTGTCAAGTGAAATCCCTAGGACAGAGGAGACCTCACATCGTGAGGTTTTGTCGGCTGTGGTGAAAGAGTCGACGGAGAATTCCACTTCGCAAAGCACCGAAACGAAGCCAATCGGGGATGGTTCTGTCGATGGCGACGAGGAGCTCGGACTCCACGATGCTCACGAGGAGAATGATGAGGGCTTGGTCGAGGAATCGGGAGAGTCTGCTACCCCTACTATTGGTGCGGTTGAGGAAGAGAGACATGGAGCCGAACCTGATGTTGCGGATGACGTGAAAATTGGCGTTGCCGCAGTTTCCGATCAAAATGTCTACCCAATTTGTATACCTGCCGCACAGGAGATGGAGACTGTGGAGAATCCCACTTTGAGCATCGAAGGGAACCCAGTCGAGGATGAGACTGCTGCAGCTGGCAATGTGGATAGGGATGAGGAGCGTGCAGACCCTGGTGCTCAGGAGAAAGATGGAAGTTTGGTCGACAAATTGGGAGAATCTGCTAGGCCTGTTATTGATGTGCTACTGGAGTCAAAGACAGCAAACGACAAGTTTGATACCGCCGAAGAAGAGAAAAACGGAGGCAAAGCTGAGATGGAAGAGGTGAACATTGACGTTGCTGGGGTTGCTCCCACTTTGAGCATTGAGGATAACCCAGTCGATGATGGGACTGCTGCCGCTGGAAATGTGGATAGGAATGAGGAGCAAGTAGACCCTGATGCTCCGGAGAAAGATGGAGGCTTGGTCGAGAAATTGGGAAAACCTGCTAAAGGGACGGGCGGAGACAAAGCTGATATCAGCGAGGTGGACATTGGCACTTCTGAAAATGCCGATTCTGATCAAAGTGTCAACCAAGGAAGTACTCCTGCTTCTCAAACAGTAGATGAATCATCCAAATCAACTCATGGAGTAAATGACGAAGAGATGAATGAAAATTTAATACAGAGTTATTCCGGTGTGGACACTATGATGGTCTATGTTTCAACCGGAAAGCTTGATGGATCAAATATGAGGAAAAATGATTTGAGTGAGAATCATGAAGTTGCAGATAGTAAGTCCGGTGAAAGTTCTGCTAACAAAGATGATACAGTGAGTGATGGTGAAACTGTCTTTAGTAAGCCTTCTATTCAGGAGAAAGTGGATACAGCTAGTGATGGCGAAACTGTCTCTAGTGAGCGTTCTGTTCACGAGATAGTGGATGAGAAGCTAACAAATGAATCGAATCGAACTGCAAATGGAACTGAGGCAAACAATGATGAGCCTGTGCCTGAATTGGTTCCAGATGGGCAAAATTCAATATCAGCCCAAGATAGGCAATCTCCATCTATCACTGCTGGGGAATCAAGAAACAAGGTGACTGAAGGAGATGACTTTGGGGCTTCTGGTGTGAATGAAGATGCACTTGCTCAATTACCAACTTCAGTTACAGAACCAGAACCAACACCGAGtgaagatttgatttatcatgtgCAAGACCTTGACCAGGAGAAGGCAGAGGACGAAGACAAAAACTTAGTTTCTGATGGACCACCTAGGGTGGCAATATCGACGAGCTCAGAAACTGCAAAACAGCTGATGAGTGAATTAGAAGAAGGCTCTTCTAGTGTCACCCCTCATTCAGTGTCAGATGACTCAAAGGATGTAGACGGCCAGATTATTTTGGATTCAGATGAAGAGTTGGTGACTGACGAGGAGGATGGAAGACATGCAATGATCGATTCTGATGCATTGATTGCGCTTCTGAAAGCGGCAAGCAGTTCCACTGATGATGGAGGTATCAGTGTCACTTCTCAAGATGCTAATAGAATCTTCTTGGTCGACTGTCCAGCTGGTCTGGGGCCCTCAATTCCATCTCTGAAACCTACTCTTCCCCGTCCTGCACGATCAAACCTTCTTAGTCCTTCTGATCTGGCTGTAGCAGCAGAGCCTGATGATCAAATGACCAAGGAACAAAAACAGTTGCATGAGAAAGTTGAGCTTATTAGGGTGAAGTTTCTACGTCTTGTTCATAGGTTGGGCCATTCACCTGAAGACACGGTGGTAGCCCAGGTGCTATATCGTCTGAGTCTTGCAGAAGGTATTCGTAGTGGAAGGCAAACTGGCCAGGCTTATAGTCTTGAGAGTGCAAAAAAGAAGGCTTTGCTGCTAGAACAAGATGGAACTGAAGATTTGGACTTTTCCTGTAACATTCTTGTCCTAGGAAAGAGTGGAGTGGGCAAGAGTGCAACTGTAAATTCTATATTTGGTGAAGAGAAGTCTCCAACCAGTGCATTTGAACCAGCAACAACTTCTGTTAAAGAGATTGTAGGAACCGTGGAGGGGGTTAAGATTCGGGTTTTAGATACTCCAGGTCTTAGAGCTTCAGGAATGGACCAAGCATCAAGCAGGAGAATCCTGGCATCCATAAAGAAATACACAAAGAGATGCCCTCCAGACATTGTTTTGTATGTGGACCGCATGGACACACTGACCCGAGATCAGAATGACTTGCCTCTGCTAAGAACAATTACTAGCACTTTGGGTTCATCCATATGGTTCAATGCCATTGTCGCTCTCGCACATGCTGCGTCTGCCCCTCCTGATGGACCAAGTGGTTCCCCTTTGAGCTATGAGGTGTTCGTGGCCCAAAGGTCTCATGCTGTTCAGCAGTCCATAAGGCTAGCAGCTGGAGACATGCGCCTGATGAATCCAGTGGCTCTTGTTGAGAACCATCCATCTTGTAGAAAGAACAGGGAGGGACAAAAAGTGCTCCCTAATGGTCTGTCATGGAGATCACAGATGCTGCTGCTCTGTTACTCTTCAAAGATATTATCTCAAGCTAATTCACTTCTAAAGCTTCAAGATCCTTCTCCCGGAAAACTGTTTGGTCTCCGTCTACGTCCTCCACCGCTTCCCTTCCTGCTTTCTTCTCTGTTGCAGTCCAGAGCACACCCAAAACTTCCATCCGATCATCATGGTGACAATGAAGATTCTGATATTGACCTAGATGACTTATCAGATGCTGatcaaggggaagaagaagaagagtatgaTCAACTTCCACCATTTAAGCCCCTGAGGAAGTCTCAAATTGCCAAGCTGACCAAGGAGCAAAGAAGATCATATTTTGATGAGTATGATTACCGAGTTAAGCTTCTTCAGAAAAAACAGTGGAAGGAGGAGCTCAGACGATTGAAAGAGATAAAGAATGGACAGAAAGTGTCGAAGGATGATTTTGGGCTTGCTGATATGGTCGAAGATTTTGATCAGGATAATGCCCCTGCAACTGTACCAGTCCCTTTGCCTGATATG GCCAGTACTGGATACGCATGGTTGGGATCATGA